The following are encoded together in the Candidatus Omnitrophota bacterium genome:
- a CDS encoding cyclic nucleotide-binding domain-containing protein — MNVYTIVFIGKDKELYDTIIQSLAVYEFSYFSFDNLDKFAGFTVKNIVNIIMLSGDSENMAKDESFKKLLVRKDRKIPVFIFSRPALYYARDKDFAGNLAEKIKQALGQNILPRKQAEFGVIKLGKTAKVTSEKREAPRLRASVPFELYEDETRTKKFDARIRNISAGGLSVNTKTGLPDRDFFFCCFSIEEGEKYSLKAVKLRSTLAGDHCHTALRFSKISSADYNRINSYARVIDFLKKTRIFEEFSDDDLRLVIRAGKKIFVREGQMVFSENIEGRNFYIVLSGKIKISRNSGIQASSGEKYLATMHPGEFFGEMALLRKMRRSAAAQALADSVLFQIDRDHLEQILLEHQDIALKLYRTFISAFIERLDNSNQALIDSPFSIPAENLKL; from the coding sequence GCGGTTTATGAGTTCAGTTATTTCAGTTTTGACAATCTTGATAAATTCGCGGGCTTCACCGTTAAAAACATTGTCAATATCATTATGCTTTCCGGTGATTCGGAGAACATGGCAAAGGATGAATCCTTTAAAAAACTGCTTGTCCGGAAAGACAGGAAGATTCCCGTATTCATATTCTCCCGCCCGGCTCTATATTATGCCCGGGACAAAGATTTCGCGGGTAATCTCGCGGAAAAGATAAAACAGGCCCTGGGGCAGAACATTCTTCCCCGGAAACAGGCGGAATTCGGGGTCATAAAACTGGGAAAAACCGCGAAAGTAACGAGCGAGAAAAGGGAAGCGCCGCGTTTGAGGGCGAGTGTTCCCTTTGAGCTTTACGAGGACGAGACCCGCACGAAAAAATTTGACGCGCGCATCAGAAACATATCGGCGGGCGGCCTTTCCGTAAACACGAAAACAGGGCTTCCTGACAGGGATTTCTTCTTTTGCTGTTTCAGTATTGAAGAGGGGGAAAAGTATTCTCTTAAAGCCGTTAAACTGAGGTCAACCCTTGCGGGAGATCATTGCCACACGGCTTTGCGCTTCTCTAAGATATCATCCGCGGACTATAACCGTATCAACTCATACGCGAGAGTAATAGATTTTTTAAAAAAAACACGCATATTTGAAGAATTCAGCGATGACGACCTCAGGCTAGTCATCAGGGCTGGCAAAAAAATCTTCGTCCGGGAAGGGCAAATGGTCTTTTCGGAGAATATTGAGGGCAGAAATTTCTATATAGTGCTCTCGGGTAAAATAAAAATAAGCCGCAATTCGGGCATTCAGGCATCTTCCGGTGAAAAATACCTCGCTACAATGCATCCCGGGGAATTTTTCGGAGAAATGGCGCTGTTGAGAAAAATGAGAAGATCCGCCGCGGCGCAGGCCCTTGCGGACTCCGTGTTGTTTCAAATTGACAGGGATCACCTCGAGCAGATCCTTCTTGAGCACCAGGACATAGCCCTGAAGCTTTACAGGACATTTATTTCGGCTTTTATAGAACGCCTGGATAATTCAAATCAGGCCCTGATTGATTCGCCGTTTTCAATTCCGGCTGAAAACCTGAAACTCTGA